In one window of Thermoproteales archaeon DNA:
- the rgy gene encoding reverse gyrase, producing MEKLALAIFKKLCPICNGEITSERLEQGLPCSKCLPDIHDKNTFKKIEQSKWGNLLNVKNNVIMLNNFFKLALGSEMWSAQKLWAKRIFQNKSFAIVAPTGSGKTVFGIILSIYLSMQGKKVLFILPTSILVEQVSEKAEAFIEKVKASKISIAYYHSFLTKKQKEEMLNKIKNNETNFIIVTSNFVSRYHSFMVDKKFDLVFVDDVDSILRSSKIFDKVLEYIGFDKKTIQSALQIVDLRSKASKMRRLGRTREAESYMKMIEDLKRNLNKVIKKRKIGTIIVSGASLRGRRTRRIKLFKELLNFDVGSKTEYLRNIVDAYVFASDLKNEAIKLVKKLGSGGIIFVPQDKGLGFVKELDNAFKEAGIRSEAYIRPRKGILRRFSKGEVDVLIGLTSYKSPLTRGIDLPHVIKYAIFVGVPKFKLSLNIDEFKPSRMIILLANIRDYLDKDLRYECDKGIAKLRNIVMLYREQLKDIIEAIKAGRRLVNYEGYAQKVIISIYDFLKNILSDKEILAKIKESPTLRISEGSGEISFILADPIAYIQGSGRTSRLYSGGISKGLAVTIVDDDKAFKQLSKELSYRLDDFKWYDLAELDLDKLIKEISDERVLIKEILEGKTFLRLKDPIKTALLVVESPNKARTISRFYGVPNKRIIEGLPVYEVNTGDKIIQIAATGGHLLDLVTNEGIYGILNVDGKVIPIYSTIKKCLKCGEVFTDDVKKCPKCNATAIRDSINIIRALRNLAFEVDEVLIGTDPDSEGEKIAWDVALAVRPYVEKINRIEFHEVTSWAIKEAMKKPRSLNENLVKAQIVRRIEDRWIGFGLSVIIQDKFDLRSLSAGRVQTPVLGWIIERYRQKLNSKIYIAQAKLENGIYLNFDLKVSNGWEARRKIKELKGKKVKVSVRGEKEEEIKPPPPFTTDSMLKDAALNLKMTADKAMRIAQQLFEIGLITYHRTDSTRVSPLGISIAKSYISEKFGEEYYQGRSWSFGSEGAHECIRPTKPIDVQELIKLVNAGILKFPQRLTRAHYSLYNLIFNRFIASQMKPARFVRTKYVFDVDSYSVELNLFTRIEYPGFTKVFNILVHDKITQEQLSIVDIKYIKSSKVKILTQGEIISLMKERGLGRPSTYAKIVGTLLKRRYVMSVGRQSYLIPLKKGMKIYEFLSKHYGELVSEERTKELLSKMDKIEEGSIDYQKVLSTLRNDLVKLKVLKLEE from the coding sequence GTGGAAAAATTGGCATTGGCGATATTCAAAAAGCTATGTCCAATATGTAACGGAGAAATAACTTCAGAAAGATTGGAACAGGGTCTTCCCTGCAGTAAATGTCTACCCGACATTCACGATAAAAATACGTTCAAAAAAATAGAGCAATCGAAATGGGGTAATCTACTAAACGTGAAAAATAACGTTATAATGTTAAACAACTTCTTTAAATTGGCTCTAGGCTCTGAAATGTGGAGTGCTCAAAAATTATGGGCTAAAAGAATATTTCAAAATAAAAGCTTTGCCATCGTTGCGCCTACTGGTTCGGGGAAAACGGTTTTTGGAATAATCTTAAGCATATACCTTTCAATGCAAGGTAAGAAGGTATTGTTTATATTGCCAACATCAATTTTAGTCGAGCAGGTAAGCGAGAAGGCAGAGGCTTTTATTGAAAAAGTGAAAGCTTCAAAAATATCTATAGCCTATTACCATTCTTTTCTAACAAAAAAACAAAAAGAAGAAATGCTTAACAAAATTAAAAATAATGAAACTAACTTCATAATTGTAACTTCAAACTTTGTGTCACGTTATCATTCATTCATGGTTGATAAAAAATTCGACCTCGTGTTTGTCGATGACGTAGATAGTATACTAAGATCTAGCAAAATTTTTGACAAAGTGCTCGAGTATATAGGCTTCGACAAAAAAACTATCCAATCTGCCTTGCAGATAGTAGACTTAAGATCGAAAGCCTCTAAAATGCGAAGATTGGGGCGCACGAGAGAAGCTGAATCGTATATGAAAATGATAGAGGATTTGAAGAGAAATCTGAACAAAGTTATTAAAAAAAGAAAAATAGGAACTATAATAGTATCCGGAGCATCTTTACGAGGACGCCGAACAAGGCGTATCAAGCTTTTCAAAGAATTGTTAAATTTCGATGTCGGATCAAAAACAGAATACCTAAGAAATATAGTTGACGCGTATGTATTTGCTAGCGATTTAAAAAACGAGGCTATTAAACTTGTTAAAAAACTTGGTTCAGGAGGCATTATATTTGTTCCACAGGACAAAGGATTAGGCTTTGTAAAAGAATTAGACAACGCTTTTAAAGAAGCCGGCATAAGATCCGAAGCCTACATTAGACCTCGTAAAGGTATTTTAAGAAGATTTTCTAAGGGCGAAGTTGACGTACTTATTGGCTTAACTTCCTATAAGTCTCCGCTAACAAGAGGTATAGATTTACCTCATGTTATTAAATATGCAATTTTCGTGGGAGTTCCTAAATTTAAGCTATCGCTAAACATTGACGAGTTTAAACCGTCAAGAATGATAATATTGCTAGCCAATATCAGGGATTACTTGGATAAAGACTTGAGATACGAATGTGATAAGGGAATAGCTAAATTGCGTAACATCGTAATGCTGTATCGCGAGCAGCTAAAGGATATAATTGAAGCAATAAAGGCTGGTAGGAGGCTCGTTAACTACGAGGGATATGCTCAAAAAGTAATAATCTCAATATATGATTTTCTTAAGAATATTCTCTCAGATAAGGAAATACTGGCTAAAATAAAGGAAAGTCCTACATTAAGAATTTCAGAAGGTAGTGGCGAGATATCTTTCATTCTCGCAGACCCGATAGCCTACATTCAAGGCTCGGGAAGGACATCTAGATTATATAGCGGTGGAATATCGAAAGGCTTGGCTGTAACAATAGTCGACGACGATAAAGCATTCAAGCAGTTAAGCAAAGAATTGTCTTATCGATTGGACGATTTTAAATGGTATGATCTGGCTGAACTAGACTTAGACAAATTAATAAAAGAAATTTCCGATGAGAGAGTCTTAATAAAAGAGATTTTAGAAGGTAAAACCTTTCTAAGACTTAAAGATCCTATAAAAACAGCTCTTCTTGTCGTGGAATCTCCAAACAAAGCTAGGACTATATCGAGATTTTACGGCGTACCCAATAAAAGAATAATTGAAGGTTTACCCGTGTACGAGGTAAATACGGGAGATAAAATTATACAGATAGCAGCTACTGGAGGACATTTATTAGATCTCGTAACAAACGAAGGTATATACGGAATCTTGAATGTGGATGGCAAGGTAATCCCCATATATTCAACTATAAAAAAATGCTTAAAGTGCGGTGAGGTATTCACAGATGATGTTAAAAAATGCCCGAAGTGTAATGCTACCGCAATTAGAGATTCAATCAACATTATAAGAGCCTTGCGTAATCTCGCCTTTGAAGTGGATGAAGTTTTAATAGGAACAGATCCCGATTCGGAGGGTGAGAAGATAGCATGGGATGTAGCGCTGGCAGTAAGGCCTTATGTTGAGAAAATAAATAGAATAGAATTTCACGAAGTAACATCTTGGGCAATTAAAGAAGCTATGAAAAAGCCTAGAAGCCTAAACGAGAACCTTGTTAAGGCTCAAATTGTTAGGCGCATAGAGGACAGGTGGATAGGTTTCGGTTTAAGTGTCATTATACAGGATAAATTTGATCTAAGATCTCTGTCGGCTGGAAGAGTGCAAACGCCAGTGCTCGGCTGGATAATAGAGCGGTATAGGCAAAAACTGAACAGTAAGATATACATTGCTCAAGCAAAGCTTGAGAACGGCATATATCTCAATTTTGACTTAAAAGTTTCCAATGGTTGGGAAGCGCGAAGGAAAATTAAAGAGTTGAAGGGTAAAAAGGTAAAAGTTAGTGTAAGAGGGGAAAAAGAGGAGGAGATAAAGCCGCCGCCTCCGTTTACAACAGATTCTATGTTGAAAGATGCGGCGCTTAATCTCAAGATGACAGCAGACAAAGCTATGAGGATTGCCCAGCAACTTTTCGAAATAGGTTTGATAACTTATCATAGGACTGATAGCACGAGGGTGTCTCCTCTCGGAATATCCATTGCAAAAAGTTATATTTCGGAAAAATTTGGAGAAGAGTACTATCAGGGTAGAAGCTGGTCTTTTGGAAGCGAGGGAGCGCACGAATGTATTAGACCTACCAAGCCCATAGATGTTCAAGAACTGATTAAGCTTGTTAACGCAGGAATTCTCAAATTTCCACAAAGATTGACAAGAGCCCATTATTCATTATATAATTTAATATTTAACAGGTTCATTGCCAGCCAGATGAAACCGGCGAGGTTTGTCAGAACGAAATATGTTTTTGATGTGGATTCTTATAGTGTGGAGTTAAATCTTTTCACTAGGATAGAATATCCTGGTTTTACAAAAGTTTTCAATATATTAGTTCACGACAAAATAACTCAAGAGCAGCTATCGATAGTAGATATAAAATACATAAAATCGTCTAAAGTAAAAATATTGACCCAGGGAGAGATAATCTCTCTAATGAAAGAACGAGGGCTTGGAAGACCATCTACTTATGCAAAAATTGTGGGTACTTTGCTTAAGCGTAGATATGTTATGAGTGTCGGAAGACAGAGTTATCTCATACCGCTTAAAAAAGGAATGAAGATATATGAATTCCTTTCAAAGCATTACGGTGAACTTGTTTCTGAAGAAAGAACAAAAGAACTATTGTCTAAAATGGATAAAATAGAGGAAGGAAGTATCGATTATCAGAAAGTATTGTCAACATTACGGAATGACCTGGTGAAACTAAAAGTATTAAAACTTGAAGAATAA
- a CDS encoding valine--tRNA ligase, with protein MVMDKRYNYREVEPKWQRKWEEWQIYRFDRSDVKRPVYSINTPPPYPSGEFHVGNALNHAYIDFAARYKRMRGYNVLFPQGWDCHGLPTEVRVERTVGKTKREIPEEEFLRLCREYTLQWIKPMKEAIKRLGCSIDWSTEYRTMDPDYWRRTQLSFVEMYRKGFVYRGEHPVFWCPRCETAIAEAEVEYKDTSRKLYYYYFMLENGDRVPVASTRPELLGACVALVVNPEDQRYKSIVGMSAYVPIYNRKIKILSDSEVDPNFGTGVVMVCTYGDKTDVRWQKRYNLPVIKLINERGLLTDEAGPLKGMKINEARKKIIGLLKERRLYIKEEVIQSSVGTCWRCHTPVEILPKKQWFVKTMALREKVLEEALKIKWVPEHARLILENWVKGLDWDWTISRQRLFATPIPAWYCEKCGYVIVAEPEWLPIDPRREPPKVEKCPKCGSRSFKGERDVMDTWMDSSITAAVHAGWPEKLDERIFPADLQPNGYDIIRTWDYYLMVRGIALFDKSQFKIALINGMMRGTDGRMMHKSYGNYIPLSEVLEKYGADVFRLWIASAIATGSDLRFSWEGLDFIRRFLTKLWNAARFVAMFLENYKPRKDVKLRLIDKWILELSNKLLREITEALEEYNYYKASQAIIDFTWHKFCDHYLEAVKYRMSKTGETKEAAQHTLYKVLLRILILIAPFTPHVAEEIYQNIFRKNEKWISITVADWPQLESVDEDVIDKGDVIIDLIASMRHVKHEMRIPLNQTLEKATIYTKDDYYLIVKENVDDIKGTLRINDIEVRSDGEGDYKARNHPAISFAIHA; from the coding sequence ATGGTAATGGATAAAAGATATAATTATAGAGAAGTTGAGCCTAAATGGCAACGTAAATGGGAAGAATGGCAAATATACAGGTTTGATCGTAGTGATGTTAAAAGACCGGTATATAGCATCAACACGCCCCCTCCCTATCCAAGCGGAGAATTTCACGTAGGTAATGCGCTCAATCATGCTTACATAGATTTTGCCGCTAGATATAAAAGAATGCGGGGTTACAACGTGCTTTTCCCCCAAGGATGGGATTGTCATGGTTTGCCAACAGAAGTTAGAGTTGAGAGAACTGTTGGGAAAACTAAGAGAGAAATTCCGGAAGAAGAATTTCTACGACTATGTAGGGAATATACTCTTCAATGGATTAAACCTATGAAAGAGGCAATAAAAAGACTGGGATGTTCAATAGATTGGTCGACAGAGTATAGAACAATGGACCCCGATTATTGGAGGCGCACACAACTTAGCTTTGTCGAAATGTATCGGAAAGGTTTTGTATATCGAGGAGAGCATCCGGTTTTTTGGTGTCCTAGGTGCGAGACTGCTATTGCTGAAGCAGAGGTGGAATATAAAGATACTTCGCGTAAGCTTTACTACTACTATTTTATGCTTGAAAACGGAGATAGAGTCCCTGTAGCTTCTACGAGACCAGAATTACTGGGAGCTTGCGTAGCTTTAGTCGTAAACCCTGAAGATCAACGATACAAGAGTATAGTTGGAATGTCAGCATATGTTCCAATATACAACAGAAAAATTAAGATTCTATCAGACTCGGAAGTAGATCCTAATTTTGGCACTGGCGTCGTAATGGTATGCACGTATGGTGATAAAACGGATGTTAGGTGGCAGAAAAGGTATAATCTCCCTGTTATAAAATTGATTAATGAAAGAGGCTTGTTAACGGACGAGGCTGGACCTTTAAAAGGAATGAAAATAAATGAGGCGCGCAAGAAAATAATTGGACTCCTTAAAGAGAGAAGGCTTTACATCAAAGAAGAAGTTATCCAAAGTTCTGTTGGGACGTGCTGGCGCTGCCATACACCTGTCGAAATATTGCCTAAAAAGCAATGGTTTGTTAAGACTATGGCTCTAAGGGAAAAAGTACTCGAAGAAGCTCTCAAGATAAAATGGGTTCCAGAACACGCTCGTTTGATACTTGAAAACTGGGTTAAAGGACTAGATTGGGATTGGACAATTTCGAGACAGAGGCTTTTCGCTACACCAATTCCAGCCTGGTATTGCGAAAAGTGCGGATATGTTATAGTTGCCGAACCTGAGTGGTTACCAATAGATCCTAGAAGAGAACCTCCTAAAGTGGAAAAATGTCCAAAATGCGGGTCACGTAGTTTCAAAGGTGAAAGAGACGTTATGGATACTTGGATGGATTCAAGTATTACAGCTGCGGTTCATGCCGGATGGCCTGAAAAACTAGACGAGAGAATTTTCCCAGCAGATCTGCAACCTAATGGCTATGATATCATTAGAACATGGGATTACTACCTTATGGTTAGAGGCATCGCGCTGTTCGATAAATCGCAGTTTAAAATCGCATTAATCAATGGCATGATGAGAGGAACCGACGGTAGAATGATGCATAAAAGCTATGGAAACTACATACCTCTTTCCGAAGTCCTTGAGAAATACGGTGCAGACGTGTTCAGGTTATGGATTGCATCCGCAATAGCAACAGGTTCGGACCTAAGGTTTTCATGGGAAGGTTTAGATTTCATAAGAAGATTCCTAACAAAGCTCTGGAATGCTGCTAGATTTGTCGCTATGTTCCTCGAAAATTACAAGCCTAGAAAGGATGTTAAGTTAAGACTTATAGATAAGTGGATACTTGAACTATCTAACAAGCTTTTGAGAGAGATTACTGAAGCTTTAGAAGAATACAATTACTATAAAGCATCACAGGCTATAATAGACTTTACGTGGCATAAGTTCTGCGACCATTATCTCGAAGCGGTAAAGTATAGAATGTCGAAAACTGGGGAAACGAAAGAAGCAGCTCAACATACTCTATATAAGGTATTACTGCGCATATTAATTCTAATTGCGCCTTTCACTCCACACGTTGCTGAAGAGATATACCAAAACATCTTTAGGAAAAATGAGAAATGGATAAGCATTACAGTAGCTGATTGGCCGCAATTGGAGAGCGTGGACGAAGATGTTATTGATAAGGGCGATGTTATAATTGATTTGATAGCGTCTATGCGTCATGTGAAACATGAGATGAGAATACCATTAAATCAGACTTTGGAAAAAGCAACTATTTATACTAAAGATGACTACTACCTGATTGTCAAAGAAAATGTAGATGATATAAAAGGAACGTTAAGGATAAACGATATTGAAGTTAGAAGTGATGGAGAAGGTGATTATAAAGCTAGAAATCATCCAGCCATTAGCTTTGCCATCCATGCATAA
- a CDS encoding UbiA prenyltransferase family protein — protein MIKIATITDFIYSIARPALPILATLSYLMGYYWRQLIKLISLELYYLNVIPPVRLDVIASIFLAGVYSNIINSYKDSFDTDKSNDLVKDYVNPVIKYDLKTKDVLSIAIASSVLSIIVVLFTTPIVLPFVILGLLIATAYSYFPRLKSYAPLDVISNTLGLFLIPFMMGWFSHSSLDDLPLSTIAGFSLMASSFFTLTAMVDYESDLQNDIKTIAVKLGLKNSALLCIILHSAGMFLSLDFLKKYPHTLIYLLLDLLTYIEMLKNPMPKTVLETIKKIILISVIYVAVMAIYYAWMAKLMAG, from the coding sequence ATGATTAAAATTGCTACAATAACTGACTTTATATATTCAATCGCTAGGCCTGCATTACCTATACTTGCAACTTTAAGCTATTTAATGGGCTATTACTGGAGACAATTAATAAAGCTTATCTCTTTAGAACTATACTATCTCAACGTGATACCACCAGTAAGGCTCGACGTTATAGCTTCTATTTTTTTAGCTGGAGTTTACTCCAACATTATTAACTCTTACAAAGATTCATTTGACACGGATAAGAGCAACGACTTAGTTAAGGACTATGTAAACCCTGTTATCAAATATGATTTAAAAACTAAAGACGTCCTGTCCATTGCAATTGCATCATCAGTTCTTTCTATTATAGTAGTTTTATTCACAACGCCGATAGTATTACCTTTCGTTATACTTGGTTTGCTCATAGCTACAGCCTACTCGTACTTTCCCCGATTGAAAAGCTACGCACCCCTAGACGTGATATCTAATACTCTAGGACTTTTCCTAATACCCTTCATGATGGGATGGTTTTCGCATAGCAGTCTAGATGATCTACCACTCTCCACTATCGCGGGATTTTCTTTAATGGCTTCTTCCTTCTTTACATTGACAGCAATGGTCGACTATGAGTCTGATTTGCAAAATGATATTAAAACTATCGCCGTCAAACTTGGTTTAAAAAACTCTGCCCTCTTATGCATCATTTTACACTCAGCCGGAATGTTCTTATCGCTTGATTTCCTCAAAAAATATCCACACACTCTGATTTATTTACTACTTGATTTACTTACTTATATAGAAATGCTTAAGAACCCAATGCCTAAAACGGTTTTAGAAACTATTAAAAAGATAATTTTAATTAGTGTTATATACGTCGCAGTTATGGCTATTTATTATGCATGGATGGCAAAGCTAATGGCTGGATGA